The Meriones unguiculatus strain TT.TT164.6M chromosome 1, Bangor_MerUng_6.1, whole genome shotgun sequence genome has a segment encoding these proteins:
- the Mpv17 gene encoding protein Mpv17 isoform X3, producing the protein MGLGDIISQQLVERRGLQEHQTRRTLVMVSLGCAFVGPILGGWYRILDRFIPGTTKVDALKKTLLDQGVFAPCFLGCFLPTVGVLNGMSAQDNWAKLQRDYPDALITNYYLWPAVQLANFYLVPLHYRLAVVQCVAVVWNSYLSWKAHQL; encoded by the exons ATGGGCCTAGGTGACATTATCTCACAGCAGCTGGTGGAGAGGAGGGGCCTCCAGGAGCACCAGACACGCCGGACCCTGGTCATGGTATCCCTGGGCTGTGCCTTTGTG GGGCCCATACTTGGAGGCTGGTACAGGATTCTGGACCGCTTTATCCCCGGCACCACCAAGGTAGATGCTCTGAAGAAGACGTTGTTAGATCAG GGGGTCTTTGCCCCATGCTTTTTAGGCTGCTTCCTCCCAACGGTAGGGGTACTCAATGGAATGTCAGCCCAGGACAATTGGGCCAAACTACAGCGT GACTACCCTGATGCCCTCATCACCAACTACTAT CTCTGGCCCGCTGTGCAGTTAGCCAACTTCTACCTGGTGCCCCTGCATTACAG GCTGGCTGTTGTCCAGTGTGTTGCTGTCGTCTGGAACTCCTATCTATCCTGGAAAGCACATCAGCTATAA
- the Ucn gene encoding urocortin: protein MGQKGRAALLLTLLLLARLRPGSGQRSAASSAAAAAATEVGDPHVRWSPGARNPGGGGGGARALLLLSAERFPRRAGSGAAGERQRRNDPPPLSIDLTFHLLRTLLELARTQSQRERAEQNRILFDSVGK, encoded by the coding sequence ATGGGGCAGAAGGGACGCGCCGCGCTCCTGCTaacgctgctgctgctggcacGGCTGCGCCCCGGGAGCGGCCAGCGGAGCGCAGCGTcctcggcggcggcggcggcggcgaccgAGGTCGGGGATCCGCATGTGCGGTGGAGCCCCGGGGCGCGGAAcccaggcggcggcggcggcggcgcgcgcGCGCTCCTCCTGCTGTCAGCCGAGCGCTTCCCGCGCCGCGCGGGCTCCGGGGCGGCGGGCGAGCGGCAGCGACGGAACGACCCTCCTCCGCTGTCCATCGACCTCACCTTCCACCTGCTGCGGACCCTGCTGGAACTGGCTCGGACGCAGAGCCAGCGCGAGCGCGCGGAGCAGAACCGCATCCTATTCGACTCCGTGGGCAAGTGA